Genomic window (Halobacteriovorax sp. HLS):
TTTTCAAGTATTACTTTTGCTAATTCTAAAGGAATTGACTCATATTTATCAAAATTCATAGCAAAGCTTGCTCTGCCCTGAGTTTTTGATCTCAAATCAGTACTATATCCAAACATTTCAGCTAAAGGTACCTCTGCTTCAACTACTTCTTTATTCTGCTTAACGTTCATAGCAAGAACTTTTCCTCTTTTCATATTGATGTCTGAAATAACGTCTCCAGTATAATCAACTGGAGTTACAACCTCTAGTGCCATAACTGGCTCTAAAAGACCAACTCCGGCCTTCTGACATGCATCTCTGAAAGCGGCCGAGGCAGCGATAATATAAGCGACTTCAGAAGAAGACTCTTCCCTATATGCTGCTGACAATAAAGTTACCTTTACATTTATAAACGCGTATCCAGCCATAGCACCACCTGGGGCAGTATCTCGAATACTTTTCTCGATGGCTTCAATAAATTCTTGAGGTAGTTCTCTCTTAGTAATATTGGAGTGAAACTCAATACCACTTTGGCAATCAGCAGGCTCAACTTTTAGAGTGACATGGCCAAATTGTAATTTCCCACCATACTCTTTATCAAATGTTGATTCTGCTTGAGCAGAACCTGTTACACTTTCTCTATACGAAACTTGTGGTTTACCAATTCTCACACCAACTTTAAATTCCCTTTCTAATCTATCTGCAATAATCTCTAAATGCAGCTCACCCATACCAAATATAAGAAGTTGTCCGGTTTCCTTATTATTACTATAAGTAAATGAAGGGTCCTCAAGCTTTAATCTTTCGAGGGCCTCCATCAACTTTTTTTCATCAGCAGTAGTTTTAGGCTCAATAGCAATAGAGATTACTGATTCAGGAAATTCCATAAGATCATAAATTATTGGCTTATGATTATCGCAAACTGTATCACCAGTAATAGTATCTTTTAGGCCAGATAGAGCGACAATGTCTCCTGCCTTAGCTTCAGCAAGCTCTGTTCTTTTATCTGCATGCATTTGCAAAATTTTAGTCACTCTTTCTTTTTTCTTTTTGAGAGGATTATAAATCGTTGCACCTTGCTTTAAAACTCCAGAGTAGATACGAACATAATGAATCATTCCTACAAATGGGTCACTAGCAATTTTAAATGCTAAGCCGCTAAATAGATCTTCAGTATCAGGTTTTCTCTTCTCTTCTTTTTCAGTATCTTTAGCGCTCACACCAATAACTTCACCTCGATCAATTGGAGATGGTAAGTATGCACAAATTGCATCTAGTAAAGGCTGAACTCCTTTATTCTTAAAAGCAGAACCACATAGAACAGGAATAAATCCTTTTTCAATAACAGCAGTTCTAATTGTCTCTTTAATTTTTTCAGTTGCTAATTCTTCACCACCTAAATATGCCTCAGCTAAGTCGTCATCATAGTCACATAATGATTCGATTAATTCTTCTCTGGCCATAGCGGCTTCATCTTCGAGTTCTGCAGGGATATCTTTAATTTCTACTGTAGCACCAAGGTTATCTGTACTAAAAAATAAACCCTTCATCTCTACAAGATCGATCATTCCTTGAAAGTCGTCTTCAACACCAATAGGCAATTGAATTGCTGCAGCAGTTTTTCCAAGCTTTTCTCTTATTTCTTCTAGGCAATTTTGAAAGTCTGCCCCTACTCTATCCATCTTATTAACAAATGCAATTCGAGGAACATTATATTTATCGGCCTGTGCCCAAACTGTTTCAGACTGTGGCTCTACACCAGAAACGGCATCAAAAACACCAACAGCACCGTCTAATACTCTCAGGGCCCTTTCAACTTCTATAGTGAAGTCAACGTGACCAGGAGTATCGATTATGTTTATTATTTGTTTTTCCCAGGTACATGTCGTCGCAGCAGAGGTTATTGTAATACCCCTTTCTTGCTCTTGTACCATCCAGTCCATAGTAGCAGCGCCATCATGAACTTCACCAATCTTATGACTCTTTCCTGTGTAGTAAAGAATCCTTTCGGTGGTTGTGGTTTTTCCAGCATCTATATGTGCCATTATACCAATATTTCGAATTTTACTTATTTGATCGGAGCTCATATTCCTTAAGCCTTAATTAATTTAGAACTATTAAAAATGGCTTCCAAGAGTCTAAACTCGAGGAAGCCATATAAATTGCGTATTAGAATTTTTTTAAATTACCACTTAAGGTGTGCAAAAGCCTTGTTAGCTTCAGCCATTTTGTAAACGTCTTCACGTTTCTTAACAGCTCCACCTCTACCTTGAGAAGCATCAATGATTTCGTCAGCAAGCTTATCAATCATTGTTTTACCACCTCTTTTCTTAGAATACTCTCTTAACCATCTAAGGGCTAAAGATTGTCTTCTGTTAGGTCTTACTTCTACTGGAATTTGGTAAGTAGCACCACCGATACGACGAGATTTAACCTCAACCGCTGGTTTAATATTTGAAAGTGCTTTTTTAAATACTTTCAAAGGCTCTTCACCTGTTTTCTTTTCTACTAATGCCATTGCACCGTAAAGAATTTTTTCTGCAGCTGATTTATTACCATCTGACATTAAATTATTTACACATTTTGCAATAACTACGTCTTGATACACTGGATCTGGTAGTACTAACCTGACCGGCGCTTTACGTTTTCTACTCATAAATCTCTCTCTTCAATTAGAAAATTTCTAATTTACTCTGATTAGTCTAGCTAATCAGCGGTTAATAACAATTACTTCTTTGGTTTTTTACAACCGTACTTCGAACGTCTCTGACCTCTTTTATCAACACCTGTTGCATCAAGAGCTCCACGAATTGTATGGTAACGAACACCTGGTAAATCTTTAACTCTACCACCTCTTAAAAGAACAATACTATGCTCTTGAAGATTATGTCCTTCTCCACCAATGTATGAAGTAACTTCAAAACCAGAAGTCAATCTTACTCTACATACTTTTCTCATCGCCGAGTTTGGTTTCTTAGGAGTTGTTGTATAAACTCTTGTACAAACACCACGTCTTTGAGGACAAGCAACTAGTGCAGGTGACTTTGTTTTTGTTGTCTTATCTGTTCGACCTTTTCTGATCAACTGATTAATTGTAGGCATTTCCCCACTCCTTATACTTCTATCGCAATTTTGCTAGATTAGCCAAATTGATGTATCACACCAATTTGGCCGTTTCAAGTTTTTTATACCATTAATGTAACAGATTCCTGCACAGTCTTTGTCTCTTCTTCCTCTACTACCGCTTCAAAGTCACGATATTTCGAAATTCCCGAACCTGCTGGAATTAGTCTACCCATAATAACGTTCTCTTTAAGACCACGAAGTGAATCCGCTTTACCTTCAAGAGCCGCTTGAGTAAGAACCTTTGTAGTCTCCTGGAACGATGCCGCAGAGATGAAAGAATCTGTAGTAAGAGATGCTTTAGTAATACCAAGTAGCATAGGTCTCCCTTTTGCTGGCTCGTAACCATCTGCAATCGCTTGCTCATTAGCCTCTTGGAAAGCTGTCTTAGTAACAGAATCTCCAACCACAAGATTAGTATCGCCTGGCTCAAGAACTTCAATCTTTTTAAGCATTTGAGAAACAATTACCTCAATATGCTTATCATCGATCTTAACACCTTGAAGACGGTAAACCTCTTGGATCTCATCAACAATGTAACGTGCTAATGCTTTAATCCCCATAACTCTTAAAATATCATGTGGATTAGAAGGACCATCCATAATTGCTTCACCAGCACGGATATAATCTCCCTCATTAACAATTACATAACGTCCCTTAGGAACTGAATATGTTACAGGATCTGTTCCATCTTCTGGCTTAACGATAATTCTTCTATTACCTCTAAGCTCTGGTCCAAACTCAATTGTTCCTGAAACATCTGAAATTTGAGCAGCGTTTGATGGCTTTCTAGCTTCGAAAAGTTCTGCAACTCTTGGAAGACCCCCTGTAATATCTTTAGTCTTAGTTGTTTCACGAGATAACTTAGATAGTGCATCACCTACAGAAATTTGATCGCCCTCATTAACCATAATGTTTGCGCCAACCTGTAGTCTATAAGTTGCATGTCTCTTTGTTCCTGGAACAATTATAGGATTTCCATTTTCGTCAACAATAGAAATTCTAGGCTGAACAGATGGATCCTTAGACTCAACAACAACTTTCTGAGTTAATCCCGTTACAGAATCTGTTTGCTCACTGATTGTTGAACCAGCAATAATATGCTCGTACTTAATCGTACCTGAAACTTCTGAAAGAAGTGGAATTGCAAACGGGTCCCATTCAATAATAGTATCACCGATATTTACATCTTCACCTTCTTTAAAGAAGATTTTCGCACCATAAACTGCTGGGTATCTTTCTTTCTCAGATCCACGAGCATCTTTAATTAGAAGCTCACCAACTTTATTCATAACAATCATAGAGCCATCAGCTTTTTGAGCAACAGTAACGTTGTCAAAACTTAAAGCACCAGCTGTTCTTACCTGAGTCTTGTTAACTTGTGCACCTGCAGTTGCAGTACCACCAACGTGGAAAGTACGCATTGTAAGCTGTGTACCAGGCTCACCAATTGACTGAGCAGCAATAACACCAACAGCTTCACCCATTGATACTTTTGTTCCTCTCGCAAGGTCACGCCCAAAACACGCTCCACAGAAACCATGCTTTTCTCTACAAGTTAGAACTGATCTAACTTTAATCTGATCCACATCGTGTTCTTTAAGAACTTCAATATCTTTCTCTGTTAGTAGATAATTTCTTGGGAAAAGTTCTTTTCCGCTTTCATCTAAGATTGCAGAAGAAGTGTATCTACCCATTGATCTTTCTGCTACATGCTCAACAATCTCACCAGCTTCAATTGTACTTGTTAGAACGATTCCGTCCTGAGAATCACAATCTTCATTTCTGATAATACCATCTTGAGCAACATCAACTAGACGTCTAGTTAGATAACCAGAGTTAGCTGTTTTAAGCGCTGTATCGGCAAGACCTTTACGAGCACCGTGTGTAGAAGAGAAGTATTCAAGAACCGATAAACCTTCACGGAAGTTAGATGTAATCGGTGTTTCAATAATTTCACCAGATGGCTTGGCCATAAGACCACGCATCGCCGCTAACTGTCTCATCTGAGCTGCAGAACCCCTCGCTCCAGAGTTCGCCATCATATATAGTGCATTAAATGAAGGTGCATGAATATCTTCCTCACCCTCAACATCACTTGTAAAAGTATCAACTGAGATTCTTTCAAGCATAACTTTTGTTAAGTTCTCACCTGTTTGTGCCCAGACATCAACGATCTTGTTGTATCTTTCTCCATTCGTAATCGAACCTTCGTTATACTCTTCAGTAATCTTTGAAACTTCACCATATGCTTCATTAAGAATATTTACTTTCTCTTCTGGAATAATCATATCGTGAACGTTAATTGAAATACCTGCTTTAGTTGCTTGATAATAACCAAGTCTCATTAAAGCATCCGCCAGAAGAACAGTTTCTTTTTCAGAACCAACTCTATAGGCCTTATCAATTAAAGCAACTAGTTCCTTCTTACCGAGAACTTTGTTGATATCTTCATACTTAAGACAGCTTGGAATAGCATCGTAGATAAATGTTCTACCGACAGAAGTTTCAATTAGTCTTCCGTCAACTCTTACTTTAACAGGAGCTTGTAAGTGAAGGTTTCCTGAGTGATAAGCGAATTGTGCCTCTTCTTTAGAAGCAAATACTTTTCCATAACCTCTTGCATATGGACGAATTCTAGTCATGTAGTAAAGACCAAGAACAATATCCTGAGAAGGAACGATAATTGGAGATCCATCTTTTGGAGAAAGAATGTTGTTAGTCGACATTGCTAGAATTCTACATTCAATTTGAGCCTCTAGTGAAAGAGGTACGTGTACTGCCATCTGGTCACCGTCGAAGTCAGCGTTAAAGGCTGTACAAACAAGCGGGTGAAGTTGAATAGCTTTACCTTCAATAAGAGTTGGTTCAAATGCTTGAATACCAAGTCTGTGAAGAGTAGGTGCACGGTTAAGAAGGACAGGGTGCTCTTGAACAACTTGCTCAAGGATATTCCAAACCTCTTCTTTTTGTTGATCAACCATTTTCTTTGCAACTTTAATAGTTGTACAGTGACCAAGCTCAATTAATTTGTTGTAAATAAATGGCTTGAAAAGTTCAAGTGCCATTAGCTTAGGTAATCCACATTGATGTAGTCTTAGAGTTGGACCAACAACGATAACCGAACGACCAGAATAGTCAACACGTTTACCAAGTAGGTTTTGTCTAAAACGACCTTGCTTACCTTTTAACATATCAGAAAGTGATCTTAGTGGACGCTTATTAGCTCCAGTAAAAACCTTTCCTCTTCTTCCATTATCAAAAAGAGCATCTACTGCTTCTTGAAGCATTCTCTTTTCGTTTCTAATGATAATTTCAGGAGCATTTAACTCTTTAAGTCTCTTAAGACGATTATTTCTATTGATAACACGTCTATAAAGATCGTTAAGATCAGAAGTTGCAAATCTACCGGCCTCTAGAGGAACTAGTGGTCTTAAGTCTGGTGGCAGCACAGGAACAACATCCATCATGAACCACTCTGGCTTATTATCAGATTTTAAAATTGACTCAACAACTTTTAATCTTTTAACAAACTTAGTTCTGGCCATCTCAGTCGTAGCGGCCTTCAATCCTCTTCTTAGTTCTTTATTTTCAAGATCTAAGTCGATTTTTCTAAGCATATCTTTTACGATTTCTCCACCCATACCGGCTTCGAATTCAATTCCTTGCTCTTTTAATTCGTAATATTGTTGCTCAGAGATAACTCTACCAACCTCAAGTCCACCATCTTGTCCATCACTAGATGAAGCTGTAACAATAAAAGCCTCATAATAAAGAACTTTTTCAAGTTCCTTTAAAGTTAGGTTAAGTAGTGCACCAAGACGAGATGGTAGTGAACGTAAGAACCAAATGTGTGCAACAGGAGCAGCAAGCTCAATATGACCACATCTCTCTCTTCTTACTTTTGAAAGTGTAACTTCAACACCACACTTTTCACAAACAACACCTCTGTGCTTCATTCTTTTGTATTTTCCACAGATACATTCGTAATCTTTAACAGGTCCGAAAATTTTTGCACAGAAAAGACCATCTCTTTCTGGCTTAAAAGTTCTGTAGTTAATAGTTTCAGGCTTTTTAACTTCACCAAATGACCATTCACGAATTGTGTCAGGAGATGCCATCTTTACAGAAACGGCTTCTACACTGATTGGATCTTTTGGTTTATCAAAAAAGTTCAGTAAGTCTTTCATGCCTAATCCTCATAATTTCCTCTGGGGGCAAGCCCAGAGGATTAATAATTAATTAAAAAATTCTTCTTCAGTACTCTCATCAAGCTTAACGTCTAAACATAATGCTTGTAGCTCGCGAATAAGAACATTGAACGATTCAGGAAGACCTGGTTCAAGAACTTGTTCACCTTTTACAATTGATTCATACATTCTTGTACGACCAATAACATCATCAGATTTAACAGTTAAGAACTCTTGAAGAGTGTAAGCCGCACCATATGCTTCTAGTGCCCAAACTTCCATTTCCCCAAGTCTCTGACCACCAAACTGAGCCTTACCACCAAGTGGCTGCTGAGTTACAAGTGAGTAAGGACCTGTAGAACGTGCATGAAGTTTCTCATCTACAAGGTGATGTAGCTTAAGCATGTACATAGCTCCAACAGTTACATCTTCCGCAAACGCGTCACCTGTAATACCGTCAAATAATGTAGTCTTACCGTTAGTTTCAAGATCAGCAAGAGCAAGCATGTCTCTGATTTTTTCTTCCTTCGCACCATCAAATGCTGAAGTAGAGAATCTAACACCTGTAGCTAATTGATCCGCTACCGCTTGAACTTCTTTATCACTTGCTTTCTTAAGCCAATTTTTAACTTCTTCAGTTTCATAGATTGCATAGATATAGTCTTTGATTTCGGCCATAGCTACTTGATCTTCAATTAAAGCCTTCATCTTTTCACCAAGTCCACGACCTGCCCAACCTAAGTGGAGCTCTAGTAGCTGACCGATGTTCATACGAGAAGGAACCCCAAGAGGGTTAAGTACAATTTCAACTGGAGTACCGTCAGCTAGGAATGGCATATCTTCTTGAGGAAGAACGTTCGAGATAACACCTTTGTTACCGTGACGACCGGCCATCTTATCACCAGACTGAAGCTTTCTTTTAATTGCAACGTAGATAGTAACTTTCTTGATTACACCTGGAGGTAATTCATCTCCTCTATGGTGCTTAGCAATTTCATCATTCGCTTTTTGACGAACTCTGTTGATTCTATTTCTAACGTCTGCAAAGTATTCACTTAAACGTTCTTCTAGTGATGCTTCAAGTGGTAAGTAACCAATCAATTCGAAAGGAATTGACGATAGAGCTTGACCAGTAATATCTACACCTTTTGGAAGAAGTTCAGTTGAACCATCTTCAGAAACAAGCTTATCAGTAGTTTTCGCACCTTTTAACATTTCTGCAATTTTAAGGATTGAAGATGTTTGAATTGCTTTAATTTGAATTCTTTCATCTCTTCTAATAAGAGTTGTTTCTTGCTCAATAATCTCTTTAGAACGGCTACAAAGCTCAACACCTTCACGTGTATAAACTTTTGCATCAATAACAGTACCACGTACTGAAGATGGAGCTCTAAGAGAAGTATCTTTAACATCTCCAGCTTTATCACCGAAGATCGCTTTAAGGAGTTTTTCCTCTGGAGAAAGTTGTGTTTCACCCTTTGGAGTGATCTTACCAACAAGAATATCTCCTGGCTTAATGATCGCACCAACACGAATAATACCAGCTTCATCAAGATCCTTAAGAGCTTCTTCTGAAACATTTGGAATATCACGAGTGATCTCTTCTTTACCAAGCTTTGTATCTCTAGCTTCTACTTCATAACTTTCGATATGAACTGAAGTGAAAACATCTCTAGCAAGAAGTCTTTCATTAATTAGAATCGAATCTTCATAGTTGTAACCACCCCATGGCATAAACGCTACAAGAACGTTTTGACCTAGAGCTAAATCACCTAATTGCGTTCCTGGACCGTCAGCGATAACCATACCCTTAGATACGATATCACCTTCTTTAACAAGAGCTTTTTGGTTATTACAAGTATTCTGGTTAGTTCTTTGATATTTAACAAGTTTGTAGATATCAACGCCAGATTGTCCCTCTTGGAACTTATCTCTTTGAATAACAATTCTGTTAGAGTCTACGAAAATAACTCTACCACTATGTTTTGCGAAAAGAATTGCACCTGAATCTCTTGCAACAGTACTTTCAATTCCTGTTCCAACGATTGGAGCATCTGTTCTTACAACAGGCACGGCCTGTCTCATCATGTTCGACCCCATAAGTGCACGGTTTGCATCATCATGCTCCAAGAATGGAATCAAAGATGTTGCAATCGAAATCATCTGTTGAGGCGAAACGTCCATTAGCTCAACTTGATCCTGAGGAACAAGTGTGAATTCACCGGCCGCACGAGATGGAACGTGTTCACCGTGAACTTTTCCATTTTCGATATGATTAGAGTCAATCTGAGCAATAACTTTTCCTTCTTCTTCAAATGCAGAGAAATACTTAGCTGCACCAAGAGTAAGGTCTTCGTTAACTGTTTGATATGGAGTTTCAATAAATCCATACTCAGAAACTCTTGCAAATGTAGCAAGGGAAGTAATTAGACCAATGTTTGGTCCTTCTGGAGTCTCAACTGGACACATTCTTCCGTAGTGAGTTGAGTGAACGTCACGTACTTCGAAACCAGCTCTCTCTCTTGTTAGACCACCAGGTCCAAGTGCAGAAAGACGTCTCTTGTGAGTTACTTCAGAAAGTGGATTTGTTTGATCCATAAACTGAGAAAGCTGAGAAGAACCAAAGAATTCTTTAACTGCAGCTGACACTGGTTTTTGGTTAACAAGATCATATGGCATCATTGTTTCAATTTCTTGAATCGCCATTCTTTCTTTAACAGCTCTTTCCATTCTTACTAAACCAACTCTAAATTGATTTTCAAGAAGTTCACCAACTGCTCTTACTCTTCTGTTACCCAAGTGGTCAATATCATCAACTTTACCTTTACCGTTGTTAAGTTCAACAAGGTACTTAGCAGTCATTACAATATCTTCTTGAGTTAAAACTGTATTTTCTACAGGTACATTTAATCCAAACTTATAATTAATTTTCATACGACCAACTCTTGAGAGGTCATATTTTTCTTCGTTAAAGAATAAGTTTTGGAATAGAAGTTCTGCAGCTTCTACTGTTGGTGGCTCACCAGGACGAAGTCTTTCAAAGATTTTAATAAGCGCATCTTCTTTAGAATCTGTCTTATCTAAAAGAAGTGTATTTCTTACTTGATCACCAAAGTTGATCATATCAATGTAAAGAACTTTAACTTCGTTTATACCAGCGGCCATGAGTTCTTGGATCTTAGCTTCAGAAATGGCTTCATTAGCAAGACAAAGAACTTCACCTGTATTTTCATCAAAAATATCTTCTGCTACAACTTTACCAACTACTTCTTCAATTTCAGCAGATAATTCAGTTACACCAGCATCAACCATTTTTCTTACAGATGCTTTTGTATATTTTTTCCCTTTCTTAACAAGTGCAGCACCTGTTTTCGGGTCAAGTATATCGTTAAACGCTCTTGTTCCAATCATATTGTTGAAATCAAGCTCTCTTGAGAAACTTCCGTCTTTTGCAAACTTTAATGTTTCCATTTCGTAGAACATTTCAAGTAGGTCTGTAGTAGAGTAACCCATTGCTTTTAAGACAACAGTTGCGTGTAATTTTCTCTTTCTATCAATTCTGGCAAAAAGAACATTCTTGTGATCAAACTCAAAGTCTAACCAAGAACCTCTATGAGGAATAATACGTGCAGAATAAAGAAGTTTACCACTTGAGTGCTTCTTTCCTGAATCGTGTTCAAAAATAATACCAGGAGATCTGTGAAGCTGAGAAACAATAACTCTCTCAGTTCCGTTGTAAACAAATGAACCTGTGTCGGCCATTAAAGGAATATTTCCAAGATAAACTTCTTGTTCCTTTATTGATGATACAGTTCTTTGTTCGTTTCCGTCTTTATCTACAGTTAACTCGTAGAATACTAGACGAACAACCACTTTAAGTGGTGCTTCATAAGAAAGGCCTCTTTGGCGACACTCTTTTACAGAGTATTTTGGCTCTTCTAATGTGTAACTAACAAATTCCAATGAAACAGTTTTGTTGAAATCGTGAATAGGAAAAACAGAGTGGAAAACTTGTTGTAGTCCAACCATTCTTCTTTGTGCATGCGGCACATCAGCTTGAAGAAAATCTTCAAATGATTTCAACTGTAGATTCATGAGTGGAGGGGTCTCTAGTACTTTTGGAGCTGTAGAAAAACTCTTGCGGTACCATTCATTCGGCTTAAAAACCTCAGTCATTTGATGTCTCCTAGAGAGAAGAAAATATGTTTAAAATCGATTATATTTATTTTTTTGCAAAATACGCAAAAAGGTGTGAATACGCGTCCGTATTCACACCGTTAATTTTTTTATAATAGAGTTAATCTCTATCAAAAGTTAAATGCAATAGCAAATTACTTAAGCTCAGCTTTCGCACCAGCAGCTTCAAGTTTCTTCTTGATTTCTTCTGCTTCTGCTTTTTCTACGCCTTCTTTGATTGCTTTTGGAGCACTTTCAACTAGTTCTTTTGCTTCTTTAAGACCTAGACCAGTGATTCCTCTAACTTCTTTAATTACGTTAATTTTCTTAGCACCTGCTTCAGTAAGCATTACTGTAAATTCAGTTTGCTCTTCTGCTGCTGCACCAGCAGCTGCACCAGCTACTGCAACAGGAGCTGCAGAAACACCAAATTTTTCTTCTAATTCTTTAACTAGTCCAGCAACTTCAAGTACTGACATTGATGAGATATGCTCGATAAATTGTTCGTTTGTGATTGACATATAAAACTCCTAAAATTTTTTAAAATAATAATTTATGACCCTGTGGGTCTTTTTGTTTACTTCTTACTCTTCAGTTGCTTCAGCTGGCGCTTCTTCGGCTGCTGCAGCTTCAACAGGAGCAGCTTCTGCTCCAGATTCCTTTTGCTCTTGAATTGCAAATAATACTCTTGCTAATGCAGAAATTGGTGCATTGAAAGTAGCAAGTAATGTACCTAACATTTCATCAAGTGAAGGAAGATCTGCAAGGTGCTGAACTTCTTCGATAGAAAGAACTTTTCCATCTAAAAGACCGCCTCTTAGCTCAACTACTTCATGTGCCTTTCCAGCTTCTTTTAAAGCCTTCGCAACACCTGGTGCATCTTCAAATGCGAATGCAACAGCTTGTGGACCCTTAAGACCTGACAGTAATTCCTCTGCCACAGTCCCTTTAGACGCAAGTCCAAAAAGAGTATTTCTCGTTACTACTAACTTCCCCTGGCTTTCTCTAATTGTCTTTCTTAGAGCAACACCGTCGTTTGAAGTCAGTCCGATAACGTTTGTGAGAAAAATACCCTTCGCATTTTCGATGTCACTTTTAAGTGAGTCGATAATAACGCCTTTCTCATCTCTGGTTAACATAAAACCTCCGTTTATAATTACCTACTGGTTTTCCAGTAGGTTTGGAGGGAGTTTCGGCTGGCTTTACACGCTCAATTCCTTGAAGGCGTAACCGGCTTTCTTCAACCCTATCTATTTAGCTACGTTTAACGCTTCTAAAGTATCTACTTTAATCCCTGGACCCATAGTTGTACTAACAGTCAGTGATTTTAAATAAGTTCCTTTTGCAGAAGCAGGCTTAGCCTTAACGATTGCAGAAACAACTGCATTAACGTTCTTTCTAATATCTTCAGCAGAAAAAGAAACCTTCCCTACAGGAACGTGGATAATACCAGTCTTCTCTGTACGGTACTCAACCTTACCAGCTTTTTGCTCAGCTACGGCCTTAGCAACATCTGGAGTTACTGTTCCAAGCTTTGGGTTAGGCATAAGACCTCTTGGCCCTAAAACTCTACCAATTCTACCTAACTTACCCATCATGTCTGGAGAAGCAATCACTCTGTCGAAATCTAACCATCCACCAGCAATTTTTTGAACGATATCATCACCACCAGCAAAATCTGCACCAGCCTCTTCAGCTGCTTTAATTTTGTCACCAGAAGTAATCACACACACTCTTACTTCTTTTCCTGTACCAGCAGGAAGAGCAAGTGCTCCACGGATCATTTGATCAGCATGTCTTGGATCAACACCAAGTCTAAATGCAAGATCAATTGTTTCATCAAATTTTGCAAAACTAGTAGACTTTGCAAGTTCTAATGCTTCGTTGATTGAATATTGTTTACCAGCCTCAATTTTTGAAGCGGCTTCGATATATTTTTTTGACTTTAATTTAGTCATAATAAAACCCCTTGGTACAAACGAGCCTTCGCTCTCCCATTTAAAATTAGTAATCTAACTTAAGACCCATCGCTCTTACTGAACCTTCAATTGTTCTTTCTGCCGCTTCTTGTGATGCTGCT
Coding sequences:
- the fusA gene encoding elongation factor G; this translates as MSSDQISKIRNIGIMAHIDAGKTTTTERILYYTGKSHKIGEVHDGAATMDWMVQEQERGITITSAATTCTWEKQIINIIDTPGHVDFTIEVERALRVLDGAVGVFDAVSGVEPQSETVWAQADKYNVPRIAFVNKMDRVGADFQNCLEEIREKLGKTAAAIQLPIGVEDDFQGMIDLVEMKGLFFSTDNLGATVEIKDIPAELEDEAAMAREELIESLCDYDDDLAEAYLGGEELATEKIKETIRTAVIEKGFIPVLCGSAFKNKGVQPLLDAICAYLPSPIDRGEVIGVSAKDTEKEEKRKPDTEDLFSGLAFKIASDPFVGMIHYVRIYSGVLKQGATIYNPLKKKKERVTKILQMHADKRTELAEAKAGDIVALSGLKDTITGDTVCDNHKPIIYDLMEFPESVISIAIEPKTTADEKKLMEALERLKLEDPSFTYSNNKETGQLLIFGMGELHLEIIADRLEREFKVGVRIGKPQVSYRESVTGSAQAESTFDKEYGGKLQFGHVTLKVEPADCQSGIEFHSNITKRELPQEFIEAIEKSIRDTAPGGAMAGYAFINVKVTLLSAAYREESSSEVAYIIAASAAFRDACQKAGVGLLEPVMALEVVTPVDYTGDVISDINMKRGKVLAMNVKQNKEVVEAEVPLAEMFGYSTDLRSKTQGRASFAMNFDKYESIPLELAKVILEKKGIYI
- the rpsG gene encoding 30S ribosomal protein S7; this translates as MSRKRKAPVRLVLPDPVYQDVVIAKCVNNLMSDGNKSAAEKILYGAMALVEKKTGEEPLKVFKKALSNIKPAVEVKSRRIGGATYQIPVEVRPNRRQSLALRWLREYSKKRGGKTMIDKLADEIIDASQGRGGAVKKREDVYKMAEANKAFAHLKW
- the rpsL gene encoding 30S ribosomal protein S12, translated to MPTINQLIRKGRTDKTTKTKSPALVACPQRRGVCTRVYTTTPKKPNSAMRKVCRVRLTSGFEVTSYIGGEGHNLQEHSIVLLRGGRVKDLPGVRYHTIRGALDATGVDKRGQRRSKYGCKKPKK
- the rpoC gene encoding DNA-directed RNA polymerase subunit beta' — translated: MKDLLNFFDKPKDPISVEAVSVKMASPDTIREWSFGEVKKPETINYRTFKPERDGLFCAKIFGPVKDYECICGKYKRMKHRGVVCEKCGVEVTLSKVRRERCGHIELAAPVAHIWFLRSLPSRLGALLNLTLKELEKVLYYEAFIVTASSSDGQDGGLEVGRVISEQQYYELKEQGIEFEAGMGGEIVKDMLRKIDLDLENKELRRGLKAATTEMARTKFVKRLKVVESILKSDNKPEWFMMDVVPVLPPDLRPLVPLEAGRFATSDLNDLYRRVINRNNRLKRLKELNAPEIIIRNEKRMLQEAVDALFDNGRRGKVFTGANKRPLRSLSDMLKGKQGRFRQNLLGKRVDYSGRSVIVVGPTLRLHQCGLPKLMALELFKPFIYNKLIELGHCTTIKVAKKMVDQQKEEVWNILEQVVQEHPVLLNRAPTLHRLGIQAFEPTLIEGKAIQLHPLVCTAFNADFDGDQMAVHVPLSLEAQIECRILAMSTNNILSPKDGSPIIVPSQDIVLGLYYMTRIRPYARGYGKVFASKEEAQFAYHSGNLHLQAPVKVRVDGRLIETSVGRTFIYDAIPSCLKYEDINKVLGKKELVALIDKAYRVGSEKETVLLADALMRLGYYQATKAGISINVHDMIIPEEKVNILNEAYGEVSKITEEYNEGSITNGERYNKIVDVWAQTGENLTKVMLERISVDTFTSDVEGEEDIHAPSFNALYMMANSGARGSAAQMRQLAAMRGLMAKPSGEIIETPITSNFREGLSVLEYFSSTHGARKGLADTALKTANSGYLTRRLVDVAQDGIIRNEDCDSQDGIVLTSTIEAGEIVEHVAERSMGRYTSSAILDESGKELFPRNYLLTEKDIEVLKEHDVDQIKVRSVLTCREKHGFCGACFGRDLARGTKVSMGEAVGVIAAQSIGEPGTQLTMRTFHVGGTATAGAQVNKTQVRTAGALSFDNVTVAQKADGSMIVMNKVGELLIKDARGSEKERYPAVYGAKIFFKEGEDVNIGDTIIEWDPFAIPLLSEVSGTIKYEHIIAGSTISEQTDSVTGLTQKVVVESKDPSVQPRISIVDENGNPIIVPGTKRHATYRLQVGANIMVNEGDQISVGDALSKLSRETTKTKDITGGLPRVAELFEARKPSNAAQISDVSGTIEFGPELRGNRRIIVKPEDGTDPVTYSVPKGRYVIVNEGDYIRAGEAIMDGPSNPHDILRVMGIKALARYIVDEIQEVYRLQGVKIDDKHIEVIVSQMLKKIEVLEPGDTNLVVGDSVTKTAFQEANEQAIADGYEPAKGRPMLLGITKASLTTDSFISAASFQETTKVLTQAALEGKADSLRGLKENVIMGRLIPAGSGISKYRDFEAVVEEEETKTVQESVTLMV